One region of Primulina tabacum isolate GXHZ01 chromosome 17, ASM2559414v2, whole genome shotgun sequence genomic DNA includes:
- the LOC142531836 gene encoding small ribosomal subunit protein bS1m-like: MSGYMSRLFPRSNSSFLLRSGNALHAKVVRLRDETYIIDAGLGPPRICTGNELTGAPKSPEKTSFSNRVGFLNPSSGNSEVKMQMLERCFIDLVTGDPRTKERAAVRFSEAMGQDDSVEGEEKLLLPRKFRKYRAWMEMKKIHQKNGRVKGFVAEKVKGGYSVGIAGYLAFLPNRPYFVGQNSGDRYYIESINPNNIVVVRA; encoded by the coding sequence ATGAGCGGGTATATGAGCCGATTGTTCCCAAGATCCAATTCCAGCTTCCTCTTGCGCAGCGGGAATGCCCTGCATGCCAAAGTTGTGCGCTTGAGGGATGAAACCTACATCATCGATGCCGGGTTGGGCCCGCCAAGAATATGCACCGGCAACGAGCTGACCGGAGCTCCAAAATCCCCCGAGAAAACCAGTTTCTCGAACCGGGTCGGGTTTCTCAACCCGTCTTCCGGTAATTCCGAAGTGAAGATGCAGATGCTGGAGCGCTGCTTCATCGATTTAGTGACGGGAGATCCTCGGACGAAGGAGCGAGCCGCCGTCCGATTCAGCGAGGCGATGGGGCAGGACGATTCCGTGGAGGGCGAGGAAAAGCTCCTCCTGCCGCGGAAGTTCCGGAAGTACAGAGCGTGGATGGAGATGAAGAAAATACATCAGAAAAATGGTCGGGTGAAAGGATTCGTTGCGGAGAAAGTGAAGGGAGGATATTCCGTGGGGATTGCGGGCTATCTCGCGTTTCTTCCTAATCGTCCTTATTTTGTTGGCCAGAactctggtgatcgatactacaTTGAGAGCATCAACCCCAACAACATTGTGGTTGTCAGGGCTTGA